A genomic segment from Arcobacter acticola encodes:
- a CDS encoding FlgO family outer membrane protein, producing the protein MSLSFLRVLKLVIISSLFSLLFTSCAYKNPINGSNNFHSLVSKLVDDSANKIKKNLQADDVVLVSDFVNLDKLKNKSQLGFLLSSMLKDSLVSLNIIVREVEFGKEFEFGKSGFNLLTREKDRILSDKVKSRYAVVGTYSITSRSLNVFIKLIDINTGYILSSSYARTDIDDEILGLEGNSEGGSTKKAPASRPFLVL; encoded by the coding sequence ATGTCATTATCTTTTTTAAGAGTTTTGAAATTAGTTATAATTTCATCACTCTTTTCACTTCTTTTCACTTCGTGTGCTTATAAAAATCCAATAAACGGAAGTAATAATTTTCACTCTTTAGTTTCAAAATTAGTTGATGATTCTGCTAATAAAATAAAAAAGAATTTACAAGCTGATGATGTTGTTTTAGTTTCTGATTTTGTGAATTTAGATAAATTAAAAAATAAATCACAACTTGGATTTTTATTATCAAGTATGTTAAAAGATAGTTTAGTTTCTTTAAATATAATTGTTAGAGAAGTTGAATTTGGAAAAGAGTTTGAATTTGGTAAATCAGGTTTTAATTTATTAACTAGAGAAAAAGATAGAATACTCTCTGATAAAGTTAAATCACGATATGCAGTTGTTGGAACATATTCAATTACAAGTAGAAGTTTAAATGTTTTTATTAAACTAATAGATATAAATACAGGATATATCTTATCTTCTTCATATGCAAGAACTGATATTGATGATGAGATTTTAGGACTTGAAGGAAATAGTGAAGGTGGAAGTACTAAAAAAGCTCCAGCTTCAAGACCTTTTTTAGTTTTATAA
- a CDS encoding patatin-like phospholipase family protein, with amino-acid sequence MITQVKRIPTNNLALALSGGAARGAFHLGILDFCEEYKIEIKAYSGSSIGAIISASHASGISAKEQLKIFSSKDVRQALKFNYFRNGLLKIDSSNKIIKELLPIEKLEDIPKPIWVNAYDLKKKELHYFNSGDTVTLCLASSALVPLFKPIAYEGMNLIDGGLFDNIPIRPLLDKNYDIYAIDLFAKDNEIKTKNFNPLRNIKKSLFKQLHENHKHSLENTNYYLGSKHIRNFSLFTFKELEQCFNLGIKEAQNHFLDIL; translated from the coding sequence ATGATAACTCAAGTAAAAAGAATTCCAACGAATAATCTAGCATTAGCCTTAAGTGGAGGAGCAGCACGTGGTGCTTTTCATTTAGGAATACTTGACTTTTGCGAAGAATATAAAATAGAGATAAAAGCTTATAGTGGATCATCTATTGGAGCTATAATATCAGCTTCCCATGCAAGTGGAATAAGTGCAAAAGAACAACTAAAAATATTCTCATCTAAAGATGTAAGACAAGCTTTGAAATTTAACTACTTTAGAAATGGTTTATTAAAAATAGATTCTTCCAATAAAATCATAAAAGAGCTTCTTCCAATTGAAAAACTAGAAGATATTCCAAAACCTATTTGGGTAAATGCTTATGATTTAAAGAAAAAAGAGTTGCATTATTTCAATTCTGGAGATACAGTTACCCTATGTTTAGCATCAAGTGCATTAGTACCTTTATTTAAGCCTATTGCTTATGAAGGTATGAATTTAATTGATGGTGGATTATTTGATAACATTCCTATTCGTCCACTACTTGATAAAAATTATGATATTTATGCCATTGATTTATTCGCTAAAGACAATGAAATCAAAACAAAAAACTTCAATCCATTAAGAAATATAAAAAAATCTTTATTTAAACAATTACATGAAAACCACAAACATTCACTCGAAAATACTAATTATTATTTAGGGAGTAAACATATTAGAAATTTTTCACTTTTTACTTTTAAAGAATTAGAACAGTGTTTTAACTTAGGTATTAAAGAGGCTCAAAATCATTTTTTAGATATACTATAA
- a CDS encoding diguanylate cyclase domain-containing protein — protein MNKKVVLIVDDEPANINLVAEILHNLYEIRIATNGMMALGMIEKAKPNLILLDINMPQMNGYEVAAKLKSSKETTSIPFIFLTAKSDAQSIVEGFKHGAVDYISKPFSKEELLARVETHLKLYMLQDSLNEKVNELSNYLEIMDQNINFSTTDLKGVITKVSSAFCKVCGYTKEELISKTHNIVRHEDMPKEIYDDLWKTISQDLVWKGELKNKKKDGTSYWVEITIYPEFDRKNGKKIGYSSIRHDISDKKRIEEISIHDELTNLYNRRHFNKVLHDELNRAKRDKKLLSFMMIDVDNFKLYNDNYGHQEGDSVLFEIAKVLNNYCKRAGDFAFRLGGEEFGILFSELTEEESKTYANAIRKAVEDLKIPHEKNSISSFVTISVGLLSISPKEKITEDEIYKKADNLLYKAKESGRNRVCAQE, from the coding sequence TTGAATAAAAAAGTAGTTTTAATTGTTGATGATGAGCCTGCAAATATTAACCTTGTAGCAGAAATTTTACACAATCTTTATGAAATAAGAATAGCAACCAATGGAATGATGGCGTTAGGTATGATAGAAAAAGCAAAACCAAATTTAATTTTACTTGATATAAATATGCCACAAATGAATGGTTATGAAGTTGCAGCTAAATTAAAATCATCTAAAGAAACAACAAGTATTCCATTTATATTTTTAACTGCAAAAAGTGATGCACAAAGTATTGTTGAAGGATTTAAACATGGAGCTGTCGATTATATATCAAAACCATTTTCAAAAGAAGAACTTTTAGCAAGAGTTGAAACCCATTTAAAATTATACATGCTTCAAGATTCTCTTAATGAAAAAGTAAATGAATTGTCAAATTATCTTGAAATAATGGATCAAAATATAAATTTTTCTACAACGGATTTAAAGGGTGTAATAACAAAAGTTTCTAGTGCTTTTTGCAAAGTTTGTGGATATACAAAAGAAGAACTCATTTCTAAAACTCATAATATTGTAAGACATGAAGATATGCCAAAAGAGATTTATGATGATTTATGGAAAACAATAAGCCAAGACCTTGTTTGGAAAGGTGAACTTAAAAATAAAAAGAAAGATGGTACATCTTATTGGGTTGAAATAACTATTTATCCAGAGTTTGATAGAAAAAATGGTAAAAAAATAGGTTATAGCTCCATTAGACATGATATTTCAGATAAAAAAAGAATTGAAGAAATTTCAATACATGATGAACTAACAAATCTTTATAATAGACGTCATTTTAATAAGGTATTACATGATGAACTTAATCGTGCAAAAAGAGATAAAAAACTACTCTCATTTATGATGATTGATGTGGATAATTTTAAACTTTACAACGATAATTATGGACATCAAGAAGGTGATAGTGTTTTATTTGAAATTGCAAAAGTATTAAATAATTATTGTAAAAGAGCTGGAGATTTTGCCTTTAGATTAGGAGGGGAAGAGTTTGGGATTTTATTCTCTGAATTAACAGAAGAAGAATCCAAAACTTATGCCAATGCCATAAGAAAAGCAGTGGAAGATTTGAAAATTCCACATGAAAAGAATTCTATTTCTTCTTTCGTGACTATTTCAGTTGGTTTATTATCAATTAGCCCTAAAGAAAAAATAACAGAAGATGAAATATATAAAAAAGCAGATAATTTATTATATAAAGCAAAAGAATCTGGTAGAAATAGAGTTTGTGCTCAAGAATAA
- a CDS encoding CTP synthase — MTKFIFVTGGVLSSLGKGITSASIATILKQSGFKVSMLKIDPYLNVDPGTMSPLEHGEVFVTADGAETDLDLGNYERFIDKTLTKKNSFTTGQVYQSVIKREREGGYLGKTIQVIPHVVDEIKERIYAATDDNDFLIIELGGTVGDIEGLPFMEAIRSIRHELPKTNTMNIHLSLVPYIRAAGELKTKPTQHSVQELRRIGITPHMLVCRTERELPKILKDKLALACDIDRNAVIEAGDAQSIYQVPLQFIKEGILTPLSEHFNIKIKPNMEKWDTLVKNILVPQSEVTIAFVGKYLDLKESYKSLIEALIHAGAHLNTKVNIHWCDSERIEDVGAYEIIGNSDAILVAGGFGHRGVEGKLAAIKYARENKVPYLGICLGMQLAIIEFARNVLELEDANSIEFDPNTKNPLIYLIDQFMDQNGDTQLRTHESPMGGTMRLGEYPFEPLKGTHLQKAYGNNDVYFERHRHRYEANPAYKEALEKAGMIISGQSNGLIEAVELKDHPWFVGVQFHPEFTSHLETPNPIILEFVKQAVKNK, encoded by the coding sequence ATGACTAAATTCATATTTGTAACAGGTGGAGTTCTTAGTTCACTTGGTAAAGGGATTACCTCGGCATCAATTGCAACTATTTTAAAACAATCAGGATTCAAAGTAAGTATGCTTAAAATTGACCCATACTTAAATGTAGATCCAGGAACAATGAGTCCACTTGAACATGGTGAAGTTTTTGTTACAGCAGATGGAGCTGAAACAGATCTTGACTTAGGAAACTATGAAAGATTTATTGATAAAACTTTAACTAAAAAAAATAGTTTTACAACAGGACAAGTTTACCAAAGTGTAATTAAAAGAGAAAGAGAAGGTGGTTACTTAGGTAAAACTATTCAAGTAATCCCTCATGTTGTTGATGAAATTAAAGAAAGAATTTATGCAGCAACAGATGATAATGATTTTCTAATTATTGAACTTGGTGGAACAGTAGGAGACATTGAAGGTTTACCATTTATGGAAGCAATTAGATCAATAAGACATGAACTTCCAAAAACAAACACTATGAACATTCATTTAAGTTTAGTGCCTTATATTAGAGCAGCAGGTGAACTTAAAACAAAACCAACTCAACATTCAGTTCAAGAACTAAGAAGAATTGGTATTACTCCTCATATGTTAGTTTGTAGAACAGAAAGAGAATTACCAAAAATTTTAAAAGATAAACTTGCACTTGCTTGTGATATTGATAGAAATGCAGTTATTGAAGCAGGTGATGCACAATCTATTTATCAAGTTCCTTTACAATTCATTAAAGAAGGTATTTTAACTCCATTATCAGAGCATTTTAATATCAAAATTAAACCAAATATGGAAAAATGGGATACTTTAGTTAAAAACATTTTAGTTCCTCAATCTGAAGTAACAATTGCATTTGTTGGGAAATATCTAGATTTAAAAGAATCATATAAATCACTTATTGAAGCATTAATTCACGCAGGCGCACACTTAAATACAAAAGTAAATATCCACTGGTGTGATAGTGAGAGAATCGAAGATGTAGGAGCTTATGAAATTATTGGAAACTCTGATGCTATATTAGTTGCAGGTGGATTTGGACACAGAGGTGTTGAAGGAAAACTAGCAGCTATTAAATATGCAAGAGAAAACAAAGTTCCTTATCTTGGAATTTGTTTAGGTATGCAACTAGCAATTATTGAATTTGCAAGAAATGTTCTTGAACTTGAAGATGCAAACTCTATTGAATTTGATCCTAATACTAAAAACCCATTGATTTATTTAATTGATCAATTTATGGACCAAAATGGAGATACTCAACTAAGAACACATGAATCACCAATGGGTGGAACAATGAGACTTGGAGAATATCCATTTGAGCCATTAAAAGGTACACATCTTCAAAAAGCTTATGGAAATAATGATGTTTATTTTGAAAGACATAGACATAGATATGAAGCAAATCCTGCATATAAAGAAGCATTAGAGAAAGCAGGAATGATAATTTCAGGTCAATCAAATGGTTTAATTGAAGCTGTTGAATTAAAAGATCATCCTTGGTTTGTAGGCGTTCAATTCCATCCTGAATTTACTTCTCATTTAGAAACACCAAATCCAATTATTTTAGAGTTCGTAAAACAAGCAGTTAAAAATAAATAA
- a CDS encoding DJ-1 family glyoxalase III, with product MAKIIIPISNGFEEIETISIIDVCRRANIEVTIAAVENLQTIGAHNVKIEAACKIEDINSDDFDMIVLPGGLPNAFTLAENEKVQSLLKEFKEKNKNIGAICAAPFALHKAGVLNENFTCYPSFEQKIKLNGYHEDDAVVIDNKVITSRGPATAMIFALEIVSILCGEETSTEVKNGLLMADY from the coding sequence ATGGCAAAAATTATAATACCAATTTCAAATGGATTTGAAGAAATTGAAACAATTTCAATTATTGATGTATGTAGACGTGCAAATATAGAAGTTACTATAGCAGCTGTTGAAAACTTACAAACAATAGGTGCGCATAATGTGAAAATAGAAGCTGCTTGTAAAATTGAAGATATAAATTCTGATGATTTTGATATGATTGTTTTACCAGGTGGTTTGCCAAATGCTTTTACTCTTGCAGAAAATGAAAAAGTTCAATCATTATTAAAAGAGTTTAAAGAAAAAAATAAAAACATTGGAGCAATTTGTGCAGCACCATTTGCTCTTCATAAAGCAGGTGTTTTAAATGAAAATTTCACTTGTTATCCAAGTTTTGAGCAAAAAATAAAACTAAATGGTTACCACGAAGATGATGCTGTTGTAATTGATAATAAGGTAATTACTTCAAGAGGTCCTGCAACTGCTATGATATTTGCTCTTGAAATAGTAAGTATTCTTTGTGGTGAAGAAACATCAACTGAAGTTAAAAATGGTTTATTAATGGCTGATTATTAA
- a CDS encoding FlgO family outer membrane protein — protein MFKSVLKSSILASSLLLTVGCAHKSNDALSQENDRVQTTKQHLEVAADNQKYVTTQNTLDATISSLAAQMMQNKKMDTNKPVLITSFVRLDQFKKTTEFGRVISESLINELSNRGFNIIEFRGQMAVSINEEGEYFISRKPYEIKGSIPNTYVVVGTYSRQAGRIMLNARVIDNITGKIITSARSTYAHGVANDCMMFGDCAPARTINIVKER, from the coding sequence ATGTTTAAAAGTGTTCTAAAGTCAAGTATTTTGGCTAGCTCTTTATTGTTAACTGTAGGATGTGCACACAAAAGTAATGATGCTCTTTCTCAAGAAAATGATAGAGTTCAAACTACAAAACAACATTTGGAAGTTGCAGCTGATAATCAAAAATATGTAACTACTCAAAATACACTAGATGCTACTATCTCATCGCTAGCAGCACAAATGATGCAAAATAAGAAAATGGATACAAATAAACCTGTTCTTATTACTTCATTTGTAAGACTTGATCAATTCAAAAAAACAACTGAATTTGGAAGAGTTATAAGCGAAAGTTTAATAAATGAACTTTCAAATAGAGGGTTTAATATTATTGAATTTAGAGGTCAAATGGCTGTTTCAATAAATGAAGAAGGTGAATATTTTATTTCAAGAAAACCCTATGAAATCAAAGGTAGTATCCCAAATACATATGTAGTTGTTGGAACTTACTCAAGACAAGCTGGTAGAATTATGTTAAATGCAAGAGTTATTGATAATATTACTGGAAAAATCATAACAAGTGCTAGATCTACTTACGCACATGGTGTTGCAAATGATTGTATGATGTTTGGAGATTGTGCCCCCGCTAGAACGATTAATATAGTAAAAGAAAGATAA
- the ccoG gene encoding cytochrome c oxidase accessory protein CcoG has protein sequence MTKSNEFLSKTPYRLKRYVGYVIATVVALSLPFIRIDGNHMFLLSFDKKQLHLLGTAFDMQELYLMPFLLMLLFLGIFAATSLGGRAWCGWACPQTIFRVIYRDLIETKLLGLRRIKNKQKEPDLSKAENKTKKVIGILIWTCLALIAAADFLWYFVPPEDFFAYLQDPLEHLFLIGFVLAIAAFLVYDVIFLKEDFCIYICPYSRVQSVLYDNDTFQAIYSTNRGGDIYNDNKEKIIFKAKDLPLDTNECTTCEACVTVCPTHIDIRKGLQLECINCLECVDACTTVMGKLGKPSLVQWSSTNAIKNDIPTKMLRKSTIMYSVALLLVVALLFVMGGEKEYMLLNINKTTQLYKVKEDNVVANNYVLLFQNTESKPLTYNLEITDNPDIKITRFEPFTLSPGKLAKKVVILETDKVLVNDKSKDTPITVTLKAYAQEDPEKVVVFRKAVFIYPRADKLK, from the coding sequence ATGACAAAATCAAATGAATTTTTAAGTAAAACTCCTTATCGTCTAAAAAGATACGTAGGGTATGTTATTGCAACAGTTGTTGCATTGTCTCTACCTTTTATCAGAATTGATGGGAACCATATGTTTTTATTATCTTTTGATAAAAAACAATTACACCTTTTAGGTACAGCATTTGATATGCAAGAGTTATATTTAATGCCATTTTTATTGATGCTTTTATTTTTAGGAATATTTGCAGCTACTTCACTTGGAGGTAGAGCTTGGTGTGGATGGGCCTGTCCTCAAACAATTTTTAGGGTAATTTATAGAGATTTAATTGAAACAAAATTATTAGGTCTTAGAAGAATTAAAAATAAACAAAAAGAGCCTGATTTAAGTAAAGCTGAAAATAAAACAAAAAAAGTAATTGGTATTCTTATTTGGACTTGCTTAGCATTAATAGCAGCTGCAGATTTTTTATGGTATTTCGTTCCTCCTGAAGATTTCTTTGCTTATTTACAAGATCCACTTGAGCATCTTTTTTTAATTGGATTCGTTTTAGCAATTGCTGCATTTTTAGTTTATGATGTAATTTTTCTAAAAGAAGATTTCTGCATTTATATTTGCCCTTATTCAAGAGTTCAATCAGTTTTATATGACAATGATACATTCCAAGCTATTTATTCAACAAATAGAGGCGGAGATATTTACAATGATAATAAAGAAAAAATAATTTTTAAAGCAAAAGACTTACCACTAGATACAAATGAATGTACTACATGTGAAGCATGTGTAACTGTTTGTCCTACTCATATTGATATTAGAAAAGGTTTACAACTTGAGTGTATTAACTGTCTAGAATGTGTTGATGCATGTACTACAGTTATGGGAAAACTTGGCAAACCATCCCTTGTTCAATGGTCAAGTACAAATGCAATTAAAAATGATATTCCAACTAAAATGCTAAGAAAATCAACTATTATGTATTCTGTTGCACTTTTACTTGTTGTTGCACTTTTATTTGTAATGGGTGGAGAAAAAGAGTATATGCTATTAAACATTAATAAAACTACTCAACTATATAAAGTAAAAGAAGATAATGTTGTTGCAAATAATTATGTATTATTATTCCAAAATACAGAGTCAAAACCTTTAACATATAATTTAGAAATAACTGATAACCCAGATATTAAAATTACAAGATTTGAACCATTTACTTTAAGTCCAGGTAAACTTGCAAAAAAAGTTGTAATTCTTGAAACTGATAAAGTTTTAGTAAATGATAAATCAAAAGATACACCAATTACAGTGACTCTTAAAGCTTATGCACAAGAAGACCCTGAAAAAGTTGTTGTGTTTAGAAAAGCAGTATTTATCTATCCAAGAGCAGATAAACTAAAATAA
- a CDS encoding UDP-2,3-diacylglucosamine diphosphatase: MKYKSIFISDIHLGTRFSKAKVLLNFLKHNESDQLILVGDIIDGWAIKRKLIWPQEHSDVIQKILKKAKKGTKVTFITGNHDEFLRPFVPLLLGDSVSIANELEYVAINKKKYYITHGDFFDSITMTKKWLAILGDYGYDLLLHLNVVLNFLRKRIGIKKYWSLSKYVKDNVKSSVSFISDFEAVLSTHAKNKGYDGIICGHIHKAEIRDIEDIEYLNCGDWVESCTAIVETYEGEFKIINWLENDNSSKKNSNE, from the coding sequence ATGAAATACAAAAGCATTTTTATATCAGATATACATCTAGGAACACGCTTTTCAAAGGCTAAAGTTCTTTTAAATTTTTTAAAACATAATGAATCAGATCAATTAATTTTAGTAGGAGACATCATTGATGGCTGGGCTATAAAAAGAAAATTGATTTGGCCGCAAGAACATTCAGATGTTATTCAAAAAATTCTAAAAAAAGCTAAAAAAGGAACAAAAGTAACGTTTATTACAGGGAACCATGATGAATTTCTAAGACCTTTTGTTCCTTTATTATTAGGAGATTCTGTAAGTATTGCAAATGAACTTGAATATGTAGCTATAAATAAAAAGAAATATTATATAACCCATGGAGATTTTTTTGATTCAATTACCATGACAAAAAAATGGTTAGCAATTTTGGGTGATTATGGATATGATCTACTTCTACACTTAAACGTTGTTTTAAATTTTCTTAGAAAAAGAATCGGTATAAAAAAGTACTGGTCACTTTCAAAATATGTAAAAGACAATGTAAAATCATCTGTTTCATTTATTAGTGATTTTGAAGCTGTTTTATCCACCCATGCAAAAAACAAAGGATATGATGGTATTATTTGTGGACATATTCACAAAGCAGAAATTAGAGATATTGAAGATATTGAATATCTAAATTGTGGAGATTGGGTTGAATCTTGTACTGCAATTGTGGAAACATATGAAGGTGAATTTAAAATAATAAATTGGTTAGAAAATGATAACTCAAGTAAAAAGAATTCCAACGAATAA
- the recJ gene encoding single-stranded-DNA-specific exonuclease RecJ — protein MSKITKNRLFELLSARHLNNPYSKLADIPSPDNFKDIHIATKRIKKAILEKETITIVGDYDVDGVVSTTIMLDFFNTIGVKVNHIIPNRFEHGYGLSVKIVDLIDDGLVITVDNGISAYEASVKLKEKNIDLIITDHHTVGTQIPLALAIINPKQHDCNFEFKDICGAQVAWYLCAAIKKELNLDINMTKFLDLLCVAIIADIVPMTALNYTLVKQGLKKIKTSSREAFKRLNEVMSKEFLVSDDIGFFIAPKLNSAGRMDDASVALSFLLSENAFNANETLSLLDELNNYRKTLQEEISRKADSKTDKNDNAVIVWGENWHEGVIGIVASKLSNAHKKPAFIFSIHNGIAKGSARANANINLYDVITKAKHLLLGYGGHKNAAGLSLDASNLEEFKTIINEELESSKDDLHIEPITLGELDVSSVDLDFISIIEQFEPYGLENHRPIFKISNATLVKYDLLGKDKNHLKLTLNCEGVIFEALKFNDSNTNIPQNLDLIVSISKNEFRGVVTPQFLIQDIL, from the coding sequence ATGTCTAAAATAACAAAGAATAGACTTTTTGAACTACTTTCAGCAAGACATTTGAATAATCCTTATTCAAAACTTGCTGATATTCCTTCTCCTGATAACTTTAAAGATATCCACATTGCAACTAAAAGAATTAAAAAAGCCATTTTAGAAAAAGAAACTATTACAATTGTAGGTGACTATGACGTAGATGGTGTTGTATCAACTACTATTATGCTAGATTTTTTTAATACAATTGGCGTAAAAGTAAATCATATTATTCCAAATCGTTTTGAACATGGATATGGTCTTTCTGTAAAAATAGTTGATTTAATAGATGATGGTTTAGTAATAACTGTTGATAATGGGATTTCAGCATATGAGGCATCTGTAAAACTAAAAGAAAAAAATATTGATTTAATCATTACAGATCATCACACAGTAGGGACTCAAATACCTCTTGCACTTGCTATTATAAATCCAAAACAACATGACTGCAACTTTGAATTTAAAGATATTTGCGGAGCGCAAGTTGCTTGGTATTTATGTGCAGCTATAAAAAAAGAGTTAAACTTAGATATAAATATGACTAAGTTTTTAGATTTACTTTGTGTTGCAATAATTGCAGATATAGTGCCAATGACTGCTTTAAATTATACCTTAGTAAAACAAGGTTTAAAAAAAATCAAAACCTCTTCAAGGGAAGCCTTTAAAAGGCTAAATGAAGTTATGTCAAAAGAGTTCCTAGTATCAGATGATATAGGTTTTTTCATAGCTCCAAAACTTAATAGTGCAGGAAGAATGGATGATGCTAGTGTTGCTTTATCTTTTTTATTATCTGAAAATGCATTTAATGCAAATGAAACTTTATCTTTATTAGATGAACTAAATAACTATAGAAAAACCTTACAAGAAGAGATTTCAAGAAAAGCTGATTCAAAAACTGATAAAAATGATAATGCTGTTATTGTTTGGGGTGAAAATTGGCATGAAGGTGTTATTGGAATAGTTGCTTCAAAACTATCAAACGCACATAAAAAACCAGCTTTTATTTTTTCTATTCATAATGGAATTGCAAAAGGAAGTGCAAGAGCTAATGCTAACATCAATTTATATGATGTTATTACAAAAGCAAAGCATTTGTTATTAGGTTATGGGGGACATAAGAATGCAGCTGGATTATCATTAGATGCTTCAAATCTTGAAGAGTTTAAAACTATTATAAATGAAGAATTAGAAAGCTCAAAAGATGATTTACATATAGAACCTATTACACTTGGAGAACTTGATGTTTCTTCTGTAGATTTAGATTTTATCTCTATAATAGAACAATTTGAACCATATGGATTAGAAAACCATAGACCAATTTTTAAAATATCAAATGCAACTTTAGTAAAATATGATTTATTGGGAAAAGATAAAAATCACTTAAAATTAACACTAAACTGTGAAGGTGTAATATTTGAAGCTTTAAAATTTAATGACTCAAATACCAATATTCCGCAAAATTTAGATTTAATTGTATCAATAAGTAAAAATGAGTTTAGAGGAGTAGTTACCCCTCAATTTTTAATTCAAGATATTTTATAA